The following proteins come from a genomic window of Nicotiana tomentosiformis chromosome 12, ASM39032v3, whole genome shotgun sequence:
- the LOC138902657 gene encoding uncharacterized protein produces MKGRQSSKASPDVITCILTVQSHDAYALIEPGSTLSYVTPYVVMEFGIEREQLHDPFSVYTPVGESIMAAQDYRDCVVTIRGGDTMVDLIELGMVDFDVIMGMDWLYSSFAKIDCLTRTVRFEFPNESVIEWKGDDVVPKEVLPDELPGIPSDREIAFWD; encoded by the exons ATGAAGGGTCGCCAGAGTTcaaaggcttctccagatgttatcacatgtatattgactgtccaatctcatgatgcgTATGCTCTTATTGaacccggttccactttgtcctatgtcactccctatgttgttatggaatttgggatagagcGGGAACAACTACATGATCCATTCTCTGTAtatactccggttggtgagtctattatggccgcacaagattatagggattgtgttgtcacgatACGTGGTGGGGACACCATGGTCGATCtgattgaattggggatggttgattttgatgtaataatggggatggattggctttattcatctTTTGCCAAGATTGATTGTTTaaccagaaccgttaggtttgaatttccaaatgagtcagtgattgaatggaagggggatgatgtggtgccaaagg aGGTTTtaccggatgagctccctgggatcccgtCAGACAGGGAGATTGctttttgggattga
- the LOC138902658 gene encoding uncharacterized protein, whose product MDIQVLKFARYLDMSRSFLDIPVHVSISVGDSIVVDHLYLSCEVTIGGYDTMANVLADALSRKPMGSLRHVGADKLEMTKDLYILANLSVRLPDVGDAGVIVKNATESSLVAEIKTGQFDDPALICWWNDMRRNIAEYVAQFSNCHQVKSKNQKLGGLLQNIEIL is encoded by the exons ATGGATATTCAGGTTCTCAAG tttgctcgttatttggatatgtctcgtaGTTTTCTTGATATTCCTGTTCATGTGTCTATATCTGTTggtgattctattgtggtagatcaTCTTTATTTGTCTTGTGAGGTTACCATTGGGGGTTATGACACCATG GCAAATGTTTTGGCCGATGCATTAAGTCGGAAACCTATGGGTAGCCTGAGGCATGTGGGAGCTGATAAATTGGAAATGACTAAGGATTTGTATATATTGGCCAATTTAAGTGTACGATTACCTGATGTAGGCGACGCAGGAGTCATAGTTAAGAATGCCACCGAATCCTCGTTAGTGGCCGAAATAAAGACGGGGCAATTCGACGATCCAGCCTTG ATAtgctggtggaacgatatgaggAGAAATATTGCTGAATATGTTGCTCAATTTTCGAATTGCCACCAAGTTAAGAGTAAGAACCAAAAGCTCGGAGGATTGCTTCAGAACATTGAGATTCTCTAG